Proteins encoded by one window of Blautia faecicola:
- the rpsO gene encoding 30S ribosomal protein S15, whose amino-acid sequence MISKEKKQAIMAEYARTEGDTGSPEVQVAVLTARIQELTEHLKTHHKDHHSRRGLLKMVGQRRGLLDYLKKTDIERYRALIEKLGIRK is encoded by the coding sequence ATGATTTCTAAAGAAAAGAAACAGGCTATTATGGCTGAATACGCAAGAACAGAAGGCGACACAGGTTCACCGGAAGTACAGGTAGCTGTACTGACAGCAAGAATCCAGGAGCTGACAGAGCATCTGAAAACACATCACAAAGATCATCATTCCAGAAGAGGTCTGCTGAAAATGGTAGGTCAGAGAAGAGGTCTGCTGGATTACCTGAAGAAAACAGATATCGAAAGATATCGTGCACTGATCGAAAAATTAGGAATCAGAAAGTAA
- a CDS encoding bifunctional riboflavin kinase/FAD synthetase, with product MKYITKNLDFQLDKRSVVTLGKFDGVHTGHSKLINRVMEIGKEGYETVVFTFDVSPLVKLGTRIKRTILTNEERRILLERRGVDCLVECPFIPEIIQMEPEDFIREILVKQLRAAYVVVGPDFHFGYERKGTPQLLQELGTRYGYEVEILSKETREERPVSSTWIREVLQEGNIEKVNDLLGYRYFVLGEVVHGRQLGRTWGLPTINQVPEDGKLLPPFGVYASKTFIKGKTFYGISNVGVKPTVEVPFAGVETYLFDCDEDLYGEEAWVEFYHFVRPECKFDSVEELKAQIQRDANAGKQYFQKRGLHS from the coding sequence ATGAAATATATTACAAAGAATCTGGATTTTCAACTGGATAAACGAAGCGTGGTGACACTCGGAAAGTTTGACGGCGTCCATACCGGACACAGCAAACTGATCAACCGGGTGATGGAGATCGGCAAAGAAGGGTATGAGACAGTGGTATTTACCTTTGATGTCTCCCCTCTTGTAAAACTGGGAACCAGGATCAAACGGACGATCCTTACGAACGAAGAGCGCAGGATTCTTCTGGAACGCCGTGGCGTAGACTGCCTGGTGGAGTGTCCGTTCATTCCGGAGATCATACAGATGGAGCCGGAGGATTTTATCAGGGAAATCCTGGTAAAACAGCTGCGCGCCGCGTATGTGGTGGTCGGACCGGATTTTCACTTCGGATATGAAAGAAAGGGAACTCCGCAGCTGTTACAGGAGCTGGGAACCCGATATGGATATGAAGTGGAGATCTTAAGTAAAGAGACCAGAGAAGAACGACCGGTCAGCAGCACCTGGATCCGCGAAGTGCTTCAGGAAGGAAATATCGAGAAAGTCAATGATCTTCTGGGATACCGGTATTTTGTGCTGGGTGAGGTTGTACACGGAAGACAGCTCGGACGGACATGGGGACTTCCGACGATCAATCAGGTACCGGAGGACGGAAAACTGCTTCCGCCGTTCGGAGTCTATGCGTCGAAAACGTTTATCAAAGGGAAAACATTCTACGGAATCTCCAATGTCGGTGTGAAACCTACCGTGGAAGTGCCGTTTGCAGGTGTCGAGACCTATCTGTTCGACTGCGACGAAGATCTGTACGGGGAGGAAGCATGGGTGGAATTCTATCATTTCGTGCGTCCGGAGTGCAAGTTTGATTCGGTGGAAGAACTGAAAGCACAGATCCAGAGAGATGCCAATGCAGGAAAGCAATATTTTCAAAAAAGAGGTTTACATTCCTGA